The following proteins are encoded in a genomic region of Periophthalmus magnuspinnatus isolate fPerMag1 chromosome 10, fPerMag1.2.pri, whole genome shotgun sequence:
- the ap1ar gene encoding AP-1 complex-associated regulatory protein: MGNCWAYCVGLFRREAGRLQRGGGSKYFRSSTVGEHYTIEFENLVESDEGGESPQPCPKPISEDEIKHLRDHHYSALSEKQLQIDKKLQQELEAQEEQLRLEEEARHAAQREVARSARERRAKELASQRSRGRADGATEETRDQRKHTERGGDFDIYLQSVKAQSEAFRSNRLPSDTTAVTPNTELSWDFTTKTRSTEDGTSLDLEWEDEEGINRSLPPWERSRTEEDILRAALRPGSKPISEESTALEWENDFISSQDCAEPDQSPDLGLDQDFDLDSEFEGFVNPVLDLDTPSDAEDSNR, from the exons ATGGGAAACTGCTGGGCGTACTGCGTGGGGTTGTTCCGCAGAGAGGCCGGCCGACTACAGCGAGGAGGCGG GTCCAAATACTTCAGAAGCAGCACTGTTGGGGAGCACTATACAATAGAG TTTGAGAACTTGGTGGAAAGTGATGAG ggaGGAGAGAGTCCACAGCCCTGCCCCAa GCCGATCAGTGAGGATGAGATCAAGCACCTGCGTGATCATCACTACTCGGCTCTCTCAGAAAAACAGCTCCAAATTGACAAGAAACTCCAACAAGAG ttaGAGGCACAAGAGGAGCAGTTAAGGCTAGAAGAGGAAGCTAGGCATGCAGCCCAGCGAGAGGTCGCAAGGTCGGCACGAGAGAGAAGGGCCAAGGAG TTAGcgtctcagaggagcagaggccgAGCAGATGGAGCCACAGAAGAGACCCGAGACCAAAGAAA ACACACTGAGAGGGGAGGGGATTTTGACATCTACCTCCAGAGCGTGAAGGCTCAGTCAGAGGCGTTCAGGAGCAACA GGCTGCCCTCTGACACCACTGCGGTGACCCCAAACACTGAGCTGAGCTGGGACTTTACCACCAAGACTCGGTCTACGGAGGATGGAACCTCCCTGGACCTGGAGTGGGAGGATGAGGAAG GTATAAACCGCTCTCTGCCTCCATGGGAACGCTCTCGCACAGAGGAGGACATTTTGAGAGCTGCCCTCAGGCCTGGATCTAAACCCATCTCAGAAGAGTCCACAGCTCTAGAGTGGGAGAATGACTTCATCAGCTCTCAAGACTGtgcagaaccagaccagagccCAGACCtgggacttgaccaggacttcGACTTGGACTCTGAGTTTGAGGGCTTTGTGAATCCAGTTTTGGATTTGGACACTCCCTCAGATGCTGAGGACAGCAACAGATAG
- the cfap100 gene encoding cilia- and flagella-associated protein 100 produces the protein MVVTDTVTRLHLDMPKGPLDRFTPSRQGHQSLRHYTMETSREYDWAKMEIKTKPTQPKQTTARKELKKAMMKRENMSKDSRQDFMVLERQKAVLQLSILTKRAEMDKMDRIIAEEEKVLKALETQIEKDNRLFEECLKEHEKKSVEARTFFEHEARSKHQKSVETKKLMAEIATIESDVEKIEETLMGYKHYKDLLFKLSPVEWQEKQLAKARNKTDLIEKKTEDKSSMRKSSTQRDTECSLIDDELQCHLQEDPELFFSDPQQLQDLLTELTEQNLSLIQNSARVEETLEELRATITSTKQHIEEEEQLLSHQIDNMKQRIEMEKSRGNKLRQKVQLHVSLNTQDQDVLLDALGDKVSQVHQGCVDNCISSNSTLEKLTQIESTLSELLQNIESIPEESLDLMRRVKESEKRARQREEKLREQQEKQKERMRRYLERSMSEPKKVFKKRPMPKFVLVVQKAPVSQVEDTTAEDEIQKYLFPSDDSD, from the exons ATGGTTGTCACCGACACAGTCACCAGACTCCACCTCGATATGCCCAAAGGTCCTCTAGATCGCTTCACACCATCACGTCAGGGTCACCAAAGTt tacggcattacactatggagacaagcagagagtACGATTGGGCCAAGAtggag ATAAAAACTAAACCGACTCAGCCCAAACAAACCACCGCCAGAAAAGAGCTCAAGAAAGCCATGATGAAGAGAG AAAACATGAGTAAAGACAGCAGGCAGGACTTCATGGTTCTGGAGAGACAGAAGGCCGTGCTCCAG TTATCCATTCTGACAAAGAGAGCAGAGATGGATAAAATGGACCGGATCATTGCTGAAGAGGAAAAAGTTCTGAAGGCTCTGGAGACTCAGATCGAGAAGGACAACAGGTTGTTTGAAGAATGTCTGAAGGAACACGAGAAGAAGTCTGTGGAGGCGAGAACTTT CTTTGAACATGAAGCTCGATCCAAGCACCAGAAAAGTGTTGAGACCAAGAAACTGATGGCTGAGATTGCAACTATAGAAAG TGATGTGGAGAAGATAGAGGAGACCCTGATGGGCTATAAACATTACAAAGACCTTCTGTTCAAACTGTCTCCAGTGGAATGGCAGGAGAAACAACTCGCCAAGGCCAGAAACAAAACTG ATTTGATcgaaaaaaaaactgaagacAAATCGTCTATGCGAAAATCTTCAACTCAAAGGGACACAGA gtgcagcttgattgatgatgagttgcag TGTCATCTCCAGGAGGACCCAGAGCTGTTCTTCTCAGACCCTCAGCAGCTACAGGACCTTTTGACTGAGCTGACTGAACAGAACCTGTCCTTGATCCAGAACTCGGCTCGAGTTGAGGAGACTCTGGAGGAGCTACGAGCGACCATCACCTCCACCAAACAACACAT tgaggaagaggagcagctcCTCTCTCATCAGATTGACAACATGAAGCAGAGGATTGAGATGGAAAAGTCCAGAGGAAACAAACTCAGACAGAAAGTCCAACTGCATGTGTCCCTCAACACACAAGACCAG GATGTGTTGTTGGACGCTCTGGGAGACAAAGTGTCCCAGGTCCATCAGGGCTGTGTGGACAATTGCATCTCCAGCAACAGCACCTTAGAAAAACTCACCCAGATCGAGAGCACCCTCAGCGAACTTCTGCAGAACATTGAGTCCATACCAGAGGAGAGTCTGGATCTGATGAGAAGGGTGAaggagagtgagaagagagcCAG GCAGCGTGAGGAGAAGTTGAGGGAGCAACAGGAAAAGCAaaaggagaggatgaggaggtaCCTGGAGCGGTCCATGTCTGAGCCAAAGAAAGTC tttaagAAAAGGCCTATGCCAAAGTTTGTCCTTGTGGTTCAGAAAGCTCCAGTGTCTCAAGTGGAGGACACTACAGCAGAGGACGAGATCCAGAAGTATCTTTTCCCCTCTGACGACTCGGATTAA